A single region of the Methanococcoides sp. AM1 genome encodes:
- a CDS encoding ATP-dependent DNA helicase codes for MPSTKLNPDQLKAVTYTEGPLLILAGPGSGKTFTITEKVVDLTENNLSPEKILALTFSEKAAGEMQERIENKIGVGSGITVSTFHSFCNDLIREFSLYLGINQNAKLISKEHSHVWGIKNIDSFDFQNLAIPTQPYDLITSLLEGVSQLKDHLVSPEELAEYAGRKLEDESIDEGERDVLLKLSDLARFYEHYQQYKSDNGFLDYDDMITMACNLLETNDVVRNMVRSRYDYVLVDEFQDTNFAQLFLVHLIADGNNLTCVADDDQCIYRFRGAYLANIEQLQEYYHSLEKIPLEKNYRSSSQIVQLSQQLIANNPQRQEKKLTAHNGEKSEVKVVKAPDDVSEAEWVAEEITDMINDGVRPGEIFILTRKRADGKKFSESLKQRMVPVEFVGSLQLNRFPVVREAMAYLHVVADPFNNGIAFAKILSREGVSEHNLQKINLQALKISRDDSDTGDGIYSVLLYHLDELDISQKDLIRSIVSRLNDLIEYKKSHLPSDTVKHLLSEKTDFYRTQLQEDTQVSRRNISILNSLVTTVEDLELVDGGSELETVVEDLELVFGLDLDEGVSSNEDTVKVMTIHQSKGKEAKVVFVCDMATRHLPLTYRRKAFTVPKALSKGRQRDVDEKVLHLEEERRLAYVAMTRAKEELFLVFPEKYEGNKRKVSASEFLTQLEYTSNPLVEYIEAEQFERKSEVEDVSPLMKKKDEFLRMLSMYSKQGQLKQALKSLVVLAQLREIEDEGNLSAFDAKDFLQVNPKGPQELEDLIDNNIPPLVDPNMRFSASKIKTYQDCPLKFKYGTVLNIPTPQKAYFQVGTDVHSVYEQLSQMDMKGESIDISTANKLLDDIWDPAAYPSRTQEQQEHGKMKQMLDFWFRFEADNPNETVAVEEWFDLDLNGAHFGGVIDRVDRTPEGEYIVIDYKTGKTTLSKNKLKDDVQIALYCLAVKEMYGKLPVKAGLLYVNPEVQELRMMDVDEERIDAVVDGINAVVARVLKDDFEVDGEPNCYYCDFKGICEWWEGE; via the coding sequence TTGCCATCCACCAAACTCAACCCGGACCAACTCAAAGCAGTCACATATACCGAAGGCCCACTCCTGATCCTCGCCGGCCCCGGCTCAGGAAAGACATTCACAATCACAGAGAAAGTGGTCGATCTCACCGAAAACAACCTCTCCCCGGAAAAGATACTGGCACTCACCTTCTCCGAAAAAGCAGCCGGAGAGATGCAGGAGAGGATCGAGAACAAGATAGGCGTCGGATCTGGCATCACAGTCTCCACTTTCCACTCATTCTGCAACGACCTGATACGTGAGTTCTCCCTGTACCTTGGCATAAACCAGAACGCAAAGCTGATCTCAAAGGAACACTCCCACGTCTGGGGGATCAAGAACATCGATTCCTTCGATTTCCAGAACCTTGCCATCCCTACACAGCCATACGACCTCATAACCAGCCTGCTGGAAGGAGTATCCCAGCTGAAAGACCATCTGGTATCTCCGGAAGAACTGGCTGAATATGCAGGCAGGAAACTGGAAGATGAGAGTATCGACGAAGGTGAAAGGGATGTCCTGTTAAAGCTGAGCGACCTTGCAAGATTCTATGAGCATTACCAGCAGTACAAGAGTGACAATGGTTTCCTTGACTATGACGATATGATCACCATGGCCTGCAACCTCCTTGAGACGAATGATGTTGTCAGGAACATGGTAAGATCCAGGTATGACTATGTTCTCGTGGATGAGTTCCAGGACACCAACTTTGCACAGCTGTTCCTGGTGCACCTGATCGCAGATGGCAATAACCTGACCTGCGTGGCTGACGATGACCAGTGCATATACCGTTTCAGGGGAGCATATCTTGCCAACATAGAGCAGTTGCAGGAATACTACCACTCCCTTGAGAAGATCCCGCTTGAGAAGAACTACAGGTCAAGCTCCCAGATCGTACAGCTCTCCCAGCAGCTTATCGCGAACAACCCGCAGAGGCAGGAGAAGAAACTCACAGCCCACAATGGTGAAAAGAGTGAGGTAAAGGTGGTCAAGGCACCTGATGATGTGAGCGAGGCAGAGTGGGTTGCTGAAGAGATCACGGACATGATCAATGACGGTGTCCGGCCGGGGGAGATCTTCATACTTACCCGGAAAAGGGCTGACGGCAAGAAGTTCAGCGAATCATTGAAGCAGAGGATGGTCCCTGTGGAATTTGTCGGTAGCCTCCAGCTGAACCGTTTCCCGGTGGTGAGGGAAGCAATGGCATACCTCCATGTAGTAGCTGATCCTTTCAACAACGGGATAGCCTTTGCAAAGATACTGTCAAGGGAAGGTGTGAGCGAGCACAACCTGCAGAAGATCAACCTCCAGGCATTGAAGATAAGCAGGGATGACAGCGATACAGGCGACGGGATATATTCCGTGCTGCTCTACCACCTTGACGAGCTTGACATCAGCCAGAAGGACCTGATCAGGTCCATCGTGTCCCGGCTCAATGACCTGATAGAATACAAGAAGAGCCACCTGCCATCGGATACTGTGAAGCATCTGCTGTCCGAGAAGACCGACTTCTACAGGACACAGTTGCAGGAGGATACGCAGGTATCCAGAAGGAACATTTCCATCCTGAACTCCCTTGTCACCACTGTAGAAGACCTCGAGCTTGTGGATGGCGGCAGTGAGCTGGAAACCGTGGTTGAGGATCTGGAGCTGGTGTTCGGGCTTGACCTGGACGAGGGAGTGTCCAGTAATGAAGATACTGTTAAGGTGATGACGATCCACCAGTCCAAGGGCAAGGAAGCAAAGGTGGTGTTCGTATGCGACATGGCCACCAGGCATCTTCCTCTGACCTACAGGAGAAAGGCCTTCACCGTGCCAAAAGCGCTCTCAAAGGGCAGGCAGAGGGATGTGGATGAAAAGGTGCTGCACCTTGAGGAGGAAAGAAGGCTGGCCTATGTTGCCATGACAAGGGCAAAGGAAGAGCTTTTCCTGGTGTTCCCTGAGAAGTATGAAGGCAACAAACGGAAGGTCTCTGCGAGCGAGTTCCTCACACAGCTTGAGTACACCTCAAATCCGCTGGTCGAGTATATCGAAGCAGAGCAGTTCGAAAGGAAGAGCGAGGTGGAGGATGTCTCACCCCTGATGAAGAAAAAGGACGAGTTCCTCCGGATGCTCAGCATGTATTCAAAGCAGGGCCAATTAAAGCAGGCCCTGAAATCCCTTGTGGTCCTCGCCCAGCTGAGGGAGATCGAGGATGAAGGCAACCTGTCTGCCTTTGATGCAAAGGATTTCCTGCAGGTCAACCCGAAAGGACCGCAGGAACTGGAGGACCTCATCGATAACAACATCCCGCCACTTGTGGACCCGAACATGAGATTCTCGGCTTCCAAGATCAAGACATACCAGGACTGCCCGCTGAAGTTCAAGTACGGGACAGTCCTCAACATACCCACTCCGCAGAAGGCCTATTTCCAGGTCGGTACAGACGTCCACTCCGTCTACGAACAACTGTCCCAAATGGACATGAAGGGAGAATCCATTGACATCTCCACAGCCAACAAGCTGCTGGATGACATCTGGGACCCTGCAGCCTACCCTTCCAGAACCCAGGAACAACAGGAACACGGCAAGATGAAGCAGATGCTGGACTTCTGGTTCCGCTTCGAAGCCGACAATCCCAACGAGACCGTTGCAGTGGAAGAATGGTTCGACCTCGACCTGAACGGTGCCCATTTCGGAGGAGTCATCGACAGGGTAGACCGGACACCGGAAGGCGAATACATCGTCATCGACTACAAGACCGGCAAAACCACCCTCTCAAAGAACAAGCTGAAGGACGATGTCCAGATAGCCCTCTATTGCCTGGCCGTGAAGGAGATGTACGGCAAGCTCCCGGTAAAAGCAGGCCTCCTTTACGTCAACCCCGAGGTCCAGGAGCTCCGGATGATGGATGTAGATGAGGAGAGGATTGATGCTGTGGTGGACGGGATCAATGCTGTGGTTGCAAGGGTCTTGAAGGATGACTTCGAGGTTGATGGGGAGCCAAATTGTTATTATTGTGATTTTAAGGGGATCTGTGAGTGGTGGGAAGGGGAGTGA
- a CDS encoding sensor histidine kinase has translation MLSVSAIVSISTVISQQEEMAYQQSIELTKNYANYFDGNTRTNQGIVKTISTTMSNYESADRDEVNYILKGLLLENPQLVGVYVGYEPNAFDGKDAEFIGAEGHDETGRFVPYWNTINGPISVEPLVDYETSEYYQGPKKLKQNVVTEPYLYQGILMVSYDSPILRNGEFVGVGGVDVSLNYFDEVVSDVAAFESGYAFITSNSGMLLSHPEHKEWIGTKTLNDFGVPEFSEMATEIRDGKRGYIETIDPDTGREVVMFYEPINEGTYSFVLCAPKDEMLAGATILRDRLISMSLFSIILVGGIAYMVARSTDQTIKKMLNDFKLISDNALTGNFDTRADTDVQVDFKKIPLSLNQILDNMSKLTKDNEKAMNALLYAKIEAENANRTKSEFISNMSHELRTPLTLIIGFSDILDSENYGSLNEHQKKYTSDVLRNANHLLELISDLLDFSNIELGTMELHINEFVAHDAIDEIEALMIPIASEKDIDLKYSIDIEVSTIKADMIKFKQVLYNLVNNAIKFTDQRGEVTIGGIISEDLVHIYVKDNGIGISPENQNKLFNPFYQVDSSNTREYGGTGLGLALVRKFVEMHGGKVWVESKLGEGSTFTFTIPIGQMVDED, from the coding sequence GTGCTATCTGTATCTGCAATAGTTAGTATTTCTACAGTAATATCTCAGCAGGAGGAAATGGCATATCAGCAGTCCATAGAACTTACCAAGAACTACGCAAATTATTTCGATGGTAATACAAGAACAAACCAGGGTATTGTTAAAACGATTTCAACAACAATGAGTAATTATGAGTCAGCTGATAGGGATGAGGTGAATTATATACTAAAGGGCTTACTTTTGGAGAACCCTCAACTGGTTGGAGTTTATGTTGGCTATGAACCCAATGCTTTTGACGGGAAGGATGCTGAATTCATAGGAGCGGAAGGCCATGATGAGACCGGAAGGTTTGTACCATACTGGAACACGATAAACGGCCCGATAAGTGTTGAGCCTCTGGTAGATTATGAAACATCAGAATATTACCAGGGTCCAAAGAAACTCAAACAAAACGTGGTCACAGAACCTTACCTTTACCAGGGAATACTGATGGTAAGCTATGATTCTCCTATTCTCAGGAATGGTGAGTTTGTTGGGGTCGGCGGGGTTGATGTGTCTCTCAATTATTTTGATGAGGTCGTTTCTGATGTTGCTGCTTTTGAGAGCGGTTATGCTTTTATTACAAGTAATAGCGGAATGCTGTTGTCACATCCTGAGCATAAGGAGTGGATCGGGACAAAGACGTTAAATGACTTTGGTGTTCCGGAGTTCTCTGAGATGGCAACCGAGATCAGGGATGGTAAGAGAGGATACATCGAAACAATTGACCCTGACACAGGCAGAGAAGTTGTAATGTTCTATGAGCCTATAAATGAAGGAACCTATAGTTTTGTGCTCTGTGCTCCAAAAGATGAGATGCTTGCTGGAGCAACGATCTTGCGGGATAGGCTGATATCTATGTCACTATTTTCAATTATTCTCGTGGGTGGGATTGCTTATATGGTTGCACGCTCGACAGACCAAACCATCAAAAAAATGCTAAACGATTTTAAATTGATATCCGACAATGCATTGACCGGAAATTTTGATACAAGGGCTGATACCGATGTACAGGTCGATTTTAAGAAGATCCCTCTGAGCCTCAATCAAATACTGGACAATATGAGCAAGCTTACAAAGGACAATGAAAAAGCAATGAATGCATTGTTGTATGCAAAAATTGAAGCTGAAAATGCAAATCGTACTAAGAGTGAATTCATCTCAAATATGAGCCATGAGCTAAGAACTCCTCTTACTTTGATCATTGGTTTTTCGGATATACTTGATAGTGAAAATTATGGCTCTTTGAACGAACATCAAAAGAAATATACATCTGATGTTCTTAGAAATGCAAATCATCTTTTGGAGCTGATCAGTGATCTTTTGGATTTCTCAAATATTGAACTCGGGACGATGGAACTTCATATTAATGAATTCGTTGCACACGATGCTATTGATGAAATAGAAGCATTGATGATACCGATCGCATCAGAGAAGGATATTGACCTGAAATATAGCATCGATATTGAAGTGTCTACCATAAAAGCAGACATGATAAAATTCAAGCAGGTTCTTTACAACCTCGTGAACAATGCCATTAAGTTCACAGATCAAAGAGGAGAGGTTACTATTGGAGGAATAATCTCAGAGGACCTTGTGCATATTTATGTAAAGGACAACGGCATCGGCATTTCACCAGAGAATCAGAATAAACTGTTCAACCCTTTCTATCAGGTTGATTCTTCAAATACCAGAGAGTATGGGGGCACCGGGCTTGGCCTTGCACTTGTCAGGAAATTTGTTGAAATGCACGGTGGTAAGGTATGGGTGGAGAGTAAATTAGGCGAAGGCAGTACGTTCACATTTACAATTCCAATAGGACAAATGGTTGATGAGGATTGA
- a CDS encoding diaminopimelate decarboxylase, producing MVLKTLPFTKEQILEIKGQYPTPFHVYDEKAIRENARKLKDAFSILEGFTEFFAVKALPNPYILKILKSEGFGADCSSLPELLLSEMSGIVGEDIMFSSNDTPAEEFVKAKELGAIINLDDISHIDFLEETAGLPELVCFRFNPGTLKKGNAIIGNPEEAKYGFTREQLFEGYRMLKEKGVKRFGLHTMVASNELDPSYFVETARLLFETIVEISKELDIRFDFVNLGGGIGIPYMPDQEAVPYDVIAKGVKEEYDAKIKANGLDPLKIYLECGRTITGPYGYLVTEVRHLKNIYKDYVGTDACMANLMRPGLYGAYHHITVLGKEDQPETHKYDVTGSLCENNDKFAIDRMLPEIERGDLLAIHDTGAHGHAMGFNYNGKLRSAELLLREDGSFAQIRRAETIEDHFVTLDLEGLGDFS from the coding sequence ATGGTCTTAAAGACACTTCCATTCACAAAGGAACAGATACTGGAGATAAAAGGACAGTACCCGACCCCTTTCCACGTATATGACGAGAAAGCAATAAGGGAGAATGCAAGAAAGCTCAAGGATGCTTTCAGCATTCTCGAAGGATTCACAGAATTCTTTGCTGTCAAAGCATTACCAAACCCATATATTCTGAAGATACTGAAAAGCGAGGGCTTCGGTGCTGATTGCAGCTCATTACCTGAATTACTTCTTTCTGAGATGTCCGGTATCGTTGGTGAGGACATAATGTTCAGCTCAAATGACACTCCTGCAGAAGAGTTCGTCAAGGCAAAAGAGCTCGGTGCTATCATCAACCTCGATGACATCAGCCACATCGATTTCCTTGAAGAGACGGCTGGACTTCCTGAACTTGTATGTTTCAGGTTCAACCCGGGTACTCTAAAGAAAGGCAATGCCATCATTGGAAATCCGGAAGAGGCAAAATACGGTTTTACAAGGGAACAGCTCTTTGAAGGATACAGGATGCTCAAAGAGAAAGGTGTCAAGCGCTTCGGACTGCACACAATGGTAGCATCTAATGAACTGGACCCATCTTACTTTGTCGAGACCGCAAGGTTGCTTTTCGAGACAATTGTCGAGATATCAAAGGAGCTTGACATCCGCTTCGATTTCGTGAACCTTGGTGGCGGTATTGGAATACCTTACATGCCGGATCAGGAAGCTGTTCCATACGATGTCATTGCAAAGGGTGTCAAAGAGGAATATGATGCAAAGATCAAGGCCAATGGACTTGACCCGCTGAAGATCTACCTTGAGTGTGGTCGAACCATCACAGGTCCGTATGGCTACCTTGTTACTGAGGTAAGACATCTCAAGAACATCTACAAGGATTATGTAGGAACTGATGCCTGTATGGCAAACCTCATGAGGCCTGGTCTCTATGGTGCATATCATCACATAACAGTTCTTGGAAAGGAAGACCAGCCTGAAACACACAAGTATGATGTTACAGGTTCCCTTTGTGAGAACAATGATAAGTTTGCCATTGACAGGATGCTTCCCGAGATCGAGCGTGGTGACCTGCTTGCGATCCACGACACTGGTGCTCATGGTCATGCAATGGGATTCAATTACAACGGTAAGCTCCGCTCTGCTGAACTTCTGTTAAGGGAAGATGGCAGTTTTGCCCAGATAAGAAGGGCAGAAACGATCGAAGATCACTTTGTAACCCTTGACCTTGAGGGCCTCGGGGACTTCAGTTAA
- a CDS encoding DNA polymerase ligase N-terminal domain-containing protein gives MTAKDVPIFVIQKHHARNLHYDLRLEMDGVLKSWAIPKEPPTVEGVKRLAIQTDDHAIEYADFEGTIPEGNYGAGKVEIWDHGILEPEIIKEKEIVFSLSGEKMKGKFVLVKTNFGKAKNSWLFFKKKE, from the coding sequence ATGACTGCTAAGGACGTTCCTATATTTGTGATACAGAAGCATCATGCACGCAACCTTCACTATGACCTGCGTCTTGAGATGGATGGTGTTCTCAAAAGCTGGGCGATCCCTAAGGAACCTCCGACTGTAGAAGGGGTCAAGAGGCTTGCCATACAGACCGATGATCATGCAATTGAATATGCTGACTTTGAAGGCACGATACCCGAAGGCAACTATGGTGCCGGCAAGGTCGAGATATGGGATCACGGTATCCTTGAACCAGAGATAATCAAAGAAAAAGAGATCGTTTTCAGTTTGTCAGGTGAAAAAATGAAAGGTAAGTTCGTCCTGGTAAAGACGAACTTCGGGAAAGCTAAGAATAGCTGGCTCTTCTTTAAGAAAAAAGAATAA
- a CDS encoding tetratricopeptide repeat protein, protein MVVKGSILSVLIVIVLISGFGLQAQSLSFDARELNEEGSALTLNGSYEEALVKYDMALEIEPDYVEALDNKASTYYLLGEYDKAVEYYDMILELQPDHVPTLTKKGMAFSEKGDYQSAISIYDQALVSIEKYLTKPGGSNNSTKVNASMTISETTEDMSSEEATVLYHKAKALDSIGEHDEAMKIYGSFLELQMERSSYIYMKAIDYAEDGKMSRSIELYDEALTIDPDNTTIWYHKGQAYDSLGEYEKAIEAYSMVSKFDPKNSDAWWSASQAYAILGETELSIKAYQKVVELDPYNIDAWLKLGEAFESTGKYQDALISYGQVIQLDPDNTKAWQNKGIVLDSLGRYDEAIISYDKALGNDPDTIAKIYLQYPAIAQLNTSREENCYDQTPDFSMDSTKLWFDKGSIYLKQGQYEKAVESFDKALELETKHPTVWYNKAVALDELGMYDEAIESYTAALKKDSSCSKAWYQKGFDLDKLDRYNEAVYCYRKAVDIEPELTLAWYALGLDLDHLEEYDQAIIAYEMVSEQKPDFIDAYYRKGRVLAKNGNYQEAIDIYQEALTLEPSNSALNTQVQVTTSKMERINSSSSIPSVRSYFVGPGLMEMFSVVDLDNGNGYYDPVDTNSIESSDVDMIGVEPHAEDAWFAQGNTLLNTGDYSAALSSYNKAILIDPNSSNMWVMRGRTYDMLKRQVEAIENYRIAVELDVNNRDAWFYLAQDYSNIGDHYHAIESYDNVLRINPQDATSLFMIARSYENLELYDNSLTYYNELLKLEPENLEGWYYRGETSYKNGNYDDAILSYEKVLETDPQNVEVIFAQALAFEKSGKVEDAIASYDLILAININDSAALYKLGEAYENNGLYGNAINCYDSILANDPADTKALSMKGFDLYMSGDYNGAMYYYDKVLEIEPNNAAAWYNKGTAAYLTSSYVASSDFYAKALELQPNSISAWYNRGFIANILGDVEGAIGYYEKALEIDPRSTSVLYNKRFAHYRIGESVSAENEKNKLESIDPGFVEALDDRGTKFFLPQEYDPSITYKVPDRWYDANENNSIKAALK, encoded by the coding sequence ATGGTGGTCAAAGGATCCATTCTAAGTGTACTAATTGTTATCGTTCTGATCTCAGGATTTGGCCTTCAGGCTCAAAGTCTGAGCTTTGATGCCAGAGAGCTGAATGAAGAAGGATCTGCTTTAACGTTGAACGGAAGCTATGAAGAAGCACTGGTCAAATACGATATGGCCCTCGAGATTGAACCTGATTACGTTGAAGCTCTTGATAATAAAGCCTCAACATATTACCTTCTTGGGGAGTACGATAAAGCAGTAGAATATTATGACATGATACTGGAACTTCAACCTGATCATGTACCAACGCTTACCAAAAAAGGCATGGCATTTTCTGAAAAAGGGGACTACCAGTCTGCTATTTCAATATATGATCAGGCACTGGTCTCGATCGAAAAATACCTGACAAAGCCAGGTGGATCAAATAATTCCACTAAAGTAAATGCTTCCATGACAATATCTGAGACAACAGAAGATATGAGCTCAGAAGAAGCAACTGTACTTTATCACAAGGCAAAGGCATTGGACAGCATCGGTGAACACGATGAAGCAATGAAGATCTATGGAAGTTTCCTTGAGCTGCAAATGGAGCGCTCGTCCTACATCTATATGAAAGCTATAGATTATGCAGAAGATGGAAAGATGTCCAGATCTATCGAACTATATGATGAAGCTTTGACGATCGATCCGGATAATACGACCATATGGTACCACAAAGGTCAGGCATATGACAGCCTTGGAGAATATGAAAAGGCAATTGAAGCATATAGTATGGTCAGTAAATTCGATCCGAAGAACAGTGATGCATGGTGGAGCGCCTCACAGGCCTATGCGATCCTTGGTGAAACTGAACTGTCAATAAAAGCGTATCAGAAAGTTGTTGAACTTGACCCTTACAACATAGATGCATGGTTAAAACTCGGTGAAGCATTCGAATCAACTGGAAAATATCAGGATGCATTAATAAGTTACGGGCAGGTGATCCAGCTTGATCCTGACAATACAAAAGCCTGGCAAAACAAAGGGATTGTCCTTGACAGTCTTGGAAGATATGATGAAGCCATTATTAGCTACGATAAAGCTTTGGGTAATGATCCCGACACCATTGCAAAGATATACTTACAATATCCTGCTATTGCACAATTGAACACCAGCAGAGAGGAAAACTGCTATGATCAAACACCCGATTTTAGTATGGATTCAACAAAATTGTGGTTTGATAAGGGTTCGATCTACCTAAAACAGGGACAATATGAAAAGGCCGTTGAAAGTTTTGACAAAGCACTTGAACTTGAAACAAAACATCCCACTGTCTGGTATAACAAAGCAGTTGCTCTTGACGAATTGGGTATGTATGATGAAGCTATAGAATCCTACACTGCAGCTCTGAAAAAAGACTCTTCGTGTTCAAAGGCATGGTACCAGAAGGGTTTTGATCTTGATAAACTCGACAGGTATAACGAAGCTGTCTATTGCTACAGAAAAGCTGTTGACATCGAACCGGAGTTAACTCTTGCATGGTATGCACTTGGACTTGACCTTGATCATCTCGAAGAATATGATCAAGCGATCATCGCTTATGAAATGGTCAGCGAACAGAAACCCGACTTTATTGATGCTTATTATAGAAAAGGAAGAGTGCTGGCAAAAAATGGTAATTATCAGGAAGCTATTGATATTTATCAGGAAGCTTTGACACTTGAACCATCAAATTCAGCCTTAAACACGCAGGTGCAGGTAACTACCAGCAAAATGGAGAGGATAAACAGTTCTTCAAGCATTCCATCCGTCAGAAGTTATTTTGTCGGACCAGGCTTGATGGAAATGTTCAGTGTCGTGGATCTTGATAATGGGAACGGCTACTACGATCCAGTCGATACCAATAGTATAGAGTCTTCAGATGTTGATATGATAGGTGTTGAACCCCATGCAGAGGATGCATGGTTTGCTCAGGGAAATACCCTTTTAAATACCGGTGACTATTCAGCCGCTTTAAGTTCATACAATAAAGCTATCCTGATAGATCCCAATTCCAGCAATATGTGGGTCATGAGGGGAAGAACATATGATATGTTGAAAAGACAAGTTGAAGCTATTGAAAATTACAGAATAGCAGTTGAACTTGATGTTAACAACCGTGATGCATGGTTCTATCTTGCACAGGATTATAGCAACATCGGGGATCATTACCATGCAATTGAGTCCTATGATAATGTTCTCAGGATCAACCCACAGGATGCAACTTCATTGTTCATGATAGCACGTTCATACGAAAATCTTGAGCTTTATGATAATTCATTGACATATTATAATGAGCTTTTGAAGTTAGAACCCGAAAACCTTGAAGGCTGGTACTATCGTGGAGAAACATCCTATAAAAATGGGAACTACGACGATGCGATCTTATCCTATGAAAAAGTGCTGGAAACCGATCCTCAGAACGTCGAAGTAATATTTGCACAGGCTCTTGCATTCGAAAAGTCTGGAAAGGTTGAGGATGCCATCGCATCCTATGATCTGATACTTGCCATTAATATCAATGACTCTGCTGCTCTTTACAAACTAGGGGAAGCATATGAGAACAATGGTCTTTATGGAAATGCTATCAACTGTTATGACAGCATACTTGCAAATGATCCTGCGGACACAAAAGCACTTAGCATGAAGGGATTTGACCTCTATATGAGCGGAGATTATAATGGTGCAATGTACTACTATGATAAGGTTCTCGAGATCGAACCAAATAATGCTGCTGCATGGTACAATAAAGGAACTGCTGCTTACCTGACAAGCAGTTACGTTGCATCATCAGACTTCTATGCTAAGGCACTTGAACTGCAACCCAATTCGATCTCTGCATGGTACAATCGAGGCTTTATTGCCAATATTCTCGGAGATGTGGAAGGAGCAATTGGATACTATGAAAAAGCATTGGAGATAGATCCCAGATCAACTTCTGTGCTCTATAACAAGAGATTTGCACACTACAGGATCGGAGAATCAGTATCAGCAGAAAATGAGAAAAATAAACTGGAATCTATTGATCCGGGATTTGTAGAGGCACTTGATGACAGGGGAACAAAGTTCTTCCTGCCTCAGGAATACGACCCCAGTATTACATACAAGGTTCCTGACAGATGGTATGATGCCAATGAGAATAACAGTATAAAAGCAGCTCTCAAGTAA
- a CDS encoding carboxymuconolactone decarboxylase family protein: MTFLDDNLPEASKAFGDMRSAIFRKNSLDLKVKELIAVASAVLMRCEKCVKIHSERAKENGATEEEIAEAIAVAMFIAGGSQLHWTDAYEDIFDGSND, translated from the coding sequence ATGACATTTTTAGATGACAATTTACCAGAAGCTTCTAAGGCTTTTGGAGACATGCGTTCAGCAATATTCAGGAAAAATTCACTTGACTTGAAAGTCAAGGAACTTATAGCAGTCGCATCTGCAGTTCTTATGAGATGTGAGAAATGTGTGAAGATACATTCTGAAAGAGCAAAGGAAAACGGTGCAACAGAGGAAGAGATCGCCGAAGCCATAGCAGTAGCAATGTTCATTGCAGGTGGATCACAGTTGCACTGGACAGATGCTTATGAAGATATCTTTGACGGATCAAATGATTAA
- a CDS encoding RibD family protein, with protein sequence MAKPKVIIHNSISLDGSFQDIEVDMGIHYGTAVSFGEDIHLVGANTAKTGIEMFGGVPSEEDADLRKTERESTIPIWAIIDSKGILKGSLHVFRRFDMCRDVIVLVSGSTPEEYLEYLKERDYDFIVTGKEHVDLKEALELLSKKYKAGKVLVDSGSSLNGALLEEDLVDEISLIVMPLLTGKGTDTLFANIRKTKPIELELLKCEELEKDHVWLVYKINRSSDK encoded by the coding sequence ATGGCAAAGCCAAAGGTAATAATACATAATTCCATTAGCCTTGATGGCTCATTTCAGGACATCGAGGTCGATATGGGAATCCATTATGGAACAGCGGTAAGCTTTGGAGAAGACATTCACCTTGTAGGAGCAAACACTGCAAAGACCGGGATCGAAATGTTTGGTGGGGTTCCATCGGAAGAGGATGCCGATCTCAGGAAAACTGAAAGAGAAAGCACGATCCCAATATGGGCTATCATTGACTCAAAGGGTATTCTGAAAGGATCACTACATGTGTTCCGAAGATTCGATATGTGCCGGGATGTGATCGTACTTGTATCAGGATCAACGCCAGAGGAATACCTGGAATATCTTAAAGAAAGAGACTACGACTTCATTGTAACCGGTAAAGAACACGTTGACCTTAAAGAAGCACTCGAACTGCTTAGTAAAAAGTACAAGGCAGGAAAAGTTCTGGTCGACAGCGGAAGCAGCCTTAACGGAGCATTGCTCGAAGAGGATCTGGTAGACGAAATCAGCCTGATCGTGATGCCCCTTTTGACAGGGAAAGGAACCGATACCTTGTTTGCCAATATCAGGAAGACAAAGCCTATCGAACTAGAACTGTTAAAATGTGAGGAACTGGAGAAAGACCATGTATGGCTTGTTTACAAAATTAACCGTTCTTCTGATAAGTGA